GAAGGTTTGGTGTGATGTCAGAAAAAATAAGTTTCATATATCCATCTCTCTCTGTCTAACTCGAATCACAACGACACCACATGCAAAATTTTGGACGTTGAAGATCCGCCATTGATGTTCTCCCATATCATAACACTATGTTACAATCATTGagtctttcttttttctaaCACAAAGAAgactttaagaaaattaaaataagcaGGTGAGATGCTGTGACGTGTAAAGAAAGCGTATTCACACTTTCAGAGCCGCGTATACGATTTTTTAAGATTCATGCGATATTacttacaatattttatttaggaAGGTGGACACAGATGATTAGTTTATGATTATATTAATCATCTTCAAGGCAGATGATATAAAGGGCTTTATGAAGACCATTCTATGAGCATTCTTAATCATAAACTCTTTGTTCTTCTGCATTTGTCTAAAGTAAGCTTTTATCCTTGGACAACTTTTTGTCCCttttatttcaaaagaaaagttgttttctcttcttctttatttaatatacggttatattattagtttcaTCGATTACTCTGGTATATAAAATACTGGTAAAAGCTGAGAATATTTGGACTCTCTCCTTCTGCTCTGTTTCCTCTCATCGATTTTACCCAGAGGAAGCAAGGAGAGAAAACTAAGGCCGGTGTTTTCCGGCGAGAATCTGTCCACGGTGGGCTTCCTTTCCAGCGTCACATCTTCTTCGTGGTGGTTGACTGGATTTGGTTCCGGTTGTTCGCATTCTCTTCGACGAAGTTTCCGGCTCTTGACTCCGGTGGTGTGCTTATACTCTGGTGACCGTCCGGCTTAGATTTCGGCGTCGTCATTTTTCCTGTGGTGTTGACGGCCGGCttagttttgtaaaatttcGTTGGCTTAAATCTAAGATGAGATCTCGGTTTCTATCGATGGATGCTCTCTGTGGAATTGGGTCTGGTGATGAGTTGGATGCGTGGTAGACGCATGCCAAAGGCGAGGTCCGGTGAGGCGCCGTTCAGTTGCGGTGGTTTTTCTCCGGAGTTAAGAAACTGACGAAACCCTATACAGCCAATACAGTTGTTGGCAGTGGGTTTTTGGTCAGAAAAGAGATGGAGACGAGGTTCTCCGACGAGTATCAGGTGGAATACGGGAGACTGGCGATCGGAATTTGCTCCGGTGTTTGGGTCTCGATTCGAGAAGACGAGACGCGTGGTAAGCGTGTAAGGAGAGACTGGCACGTAGATGGCCGTGTGTTGATCGTGCCGCGTGGTTAGTAGTGGCGCAGTTCCTTTTAGTTTGGCTTGCTGTTTAGATCCGTGTTTCAGTCTGCCCTTTATGTCGGGCCTTATGTTTGTATGGTTTTGCCTTCGGGCTTGGACTTAGATCCATTAATAATAGGGAAATTAGGTGAGATGGCTACAAAATAAACCATAATTTAGcatctaaccaaaaaaaaaagtacatccattattcttataatatatactatattaccCCGGCCCTATCATCcagttaataaaaatttaagtgaCCTTCTTCTTTTTCGATTACCGGTTACCATTCATTTTCTTTCATTCTCACCACATGTtcctatactattttattttgttctattctatttgtatgttaataaaaagtgttctactttatttaaaaatatattttaatatttgggtttagggtttacattTAAATTAGGATTTAGTgattaaaatttagggtttagtatttataaggTGAGGAATAAACATTTCAAAGTTTCACCATTTGtaatatgttatttattattgttCCATTATATTTGGGTCTAAAGTTTATATTTGAgttaatgtttatatttatgtttagggtttactaattagaatttagggtttagtgttctatattatttagaaatatattttgatatttgaatttaggatttacatttagattaatatttacatttggattagggtttagatttggattagggtttagtgattagaatttagggtttaatatttataaggtGAAGGAATATGGTTAGGAtctaaggtttagggtttaagagtTTGGGTGGAATTGAGATAAGGTTTAGTATCTAGATTTTAGAGGTTGAGATGAAGTTGgtgttctatactattttggtGTTATGTAATAGAACGTTTAAATTTTGACATACTTTCGTTTGTTACTATTCTATTTGCATATGTTGATATTTGGgttaaagttttatatttttttttagaggTTAGTAATCATGTAATATATTGCTGAATTATCTGTCAAAAAAGTTACGTTTATGCTATTTGTTAATTGTAAACATAcatagtataatatatttaaataattttcattaatgTGAACTATGTCAGTTATAGCATGTTctattctatttataaaatgacaTTATAGTCAACACGTTGATATCATAAACGCCACAACAATAATCTTACCGTCAACTTGCTTCACAAATGGATAAAACCggaagaaaatagtaaaaaagcTAGGAGATCTAATAATGTCAACATCATAAccatattcttaattttttttttaatttggctATTACACAAATTCAcccttaataatatatattagatggaaaaaaaaaattggacttCTCGAAAATTGTGCAAATGCCAAAATGGGTTGTTAAAGCTTCACGTGTCTCCTTTGCCGCATGCACAATCCTATCTTCTTCCTCTTATCTCATCTCATCTAGTTTTGTTTTGTCCCACTTGTTTCGATAAACTCAAGCAAATCTTCAAGAGACACTCAAGTCTTTTAAACATTAACTGAAGATCTTGAATCTTCTTGTAGGCGTTTCTAAGATTCTCTACACCCCCTCAAAGTCATGGCCTCGTCTGCGGTAAGAAACCATCATGTTATCTTGGTCCTTGTGTTTGGTCTCTTGGTCCTAAGATTTACTCactttttctgatttttttttcaggtactTAGCAAGAAGCAGTTTAAGAGGTCTGTGACCAAGAAATCACACTCATGGTGGTGGGACAGTCACAATTGTCCCAAGAACTCAAAGTGGCTTGCAGAGAATCTTGAGAGTAATGTTATCTCACTTTACCATTAAGATATATCTCCACTTAATGTATTGAACTCGGTTCTTGTTATGGGCTTCTCAGAGATGGATGACCGTGTGAAGCACATGTTAAAGTTGATTGAAGAAGACGCAGACTCTTTTGCCAAGAAAGCTCAGATGTATTACCAGAAGCGTCCCGAGTTAATCCACCTTGTGGAGGAGTTTTACCGCATGTACCGCGCTTTGGCTGAGCGTTATGATCAAGCTAGTGGTGAACTTCAGAAAAACCATCCCTCTGGGATACACTCACAGGGCTCTCTTGACCAATCATCTCCTACCTCGAGTCGCCGTCTTAAGGAAGAGGAAGATTCATCATCTTTGACTGATTCTGGTTCTGATTCTGACTCGGCTCATGATCATTCCTCTGCTAGTGATGAAGATGGTGACGAGGCACTGATCCGTAGGATGGCTGATCTAGAGCTTGATCttcaagaaacaaaacagaagctcCTTCTCCAGCAAGAAAATGTCAACAACACTGATCTCCTTCACAAGATTACTGTATATGAAGGAGAGCTTAGAGAAGCTAATGAAAAGATTCAGATGCAAGAAGAAGAGATTACTAATCTGAAGGTTGAGCTTCAGAGCTGCATGTCCTCTAGAGCAGAAACTCAAGAGAGACTTGATTTGGATAAAGATGAAAAGGTGCATGCCTTGGAGGAAGAGCTGAGTATCTCGAAAGAGGAGCTTCAGAGAGTACAGCATGAGCTCAAGTTGGCTCAAAAGGACGCTGATACTCTCGGAAACAAGCTCAACGCAGAGAAGAAAGAAGTCTCGAAGTTGGTCGAGAGACTTGCAATGGTGAAAACTAGTTTACAGGACAGAGATAACGAGGTAAGGTCGCTGAAGACAGCAGTCTCTGACGCTGAAGAGAAGATATTCCCAGAGAAAGCACAGATCAAGGGAGAGATGTCAAAGCTCGTTGAAGAACGAAGCCAGCTTGGAGAGCAATTGAGAGAGCTGGAATCACATATAAGGCTGATCAGGGAAGAGAAAGCTGGGATAGAGGAGAAGCTTAAAGGAGAATCCGAGAAGATGAGTGTGATGAGAGATGAGATtgggaagagagaagagaagataaagGAAATGGAAAAGCATATGAAGGAGCTTCACATGGAGCACGTGAGGCTAAGAAGACGGTCGAGTGAGCTTGCAGAAGAAGTTGAGAGGACGAGAGTGGCTGCATCTGACGTGGCTGAGCAGAAAAGAGAAGCCATAAGACAATTATGTATGTCTCTTGAGTACTATAAAGAAGGGTATGAGAGGCTTTGGAATGCTGTTTCAGGACATAAGAGAGGAGTGCTCTTAGCATCGTGACGTTTGCCTATTAAGTGTATTTCGAGGTTAATGACTTTGTGTCCTGTGTTACTGTGTGTGTTGGACTTGCATGTTTTTTGAAGGTTGAAGATAAATAATGTatgtttgatattaattaatatcaatGCTAATAGTATCATCTCATATCTCAAAGAGTCAGTCATGAGACTATTCAGTATTCTCGACTACTAACAATCTTGTTTTATCTTGTATATTGTTAAACACTTGTGTGATTGTAcaattttttcattatatttttgtatctCTCTTCATCAatcatcttattattttattattcactaTATGTactcttttcgtttttttttttgttgaattaaTGTTAAATTCATTCAAGAAAAAACGTTTGTACACTAGATGCTACTTGAGCTTAGAGTTTTTTATGAGATTGAAATGGAACTAAGATAATAAAAACCAGAGTTCAACGAACTGAGAACCATGTTTCCATGGCTTTTGTGTGTTTGCACACTCCCGCAAGACGTAAGCTAGTGATCCTGTTTCTTACGGCCTTGTCCACTCCTTTGATAATAGTTGCAGGACTATTTGATTTTTCTCCATGCTTTCTGCCATTCCTCTCCTTCCAAATAGCAGACAGAGTGGACTGAAAAACATATCTGATCAGGAACAGACGGGTTGAGCTTGCCTGGCCTGTTAGAGTCTTGACGATCTCTTCCCATTCGTTCGTGTATTGCCGGGACAGTAGTTTGTGGGTTAGATTCTTCCAAACTTCTTCTGAGAAAGTGCATTTGTAGAAAAGGTGGTTGCGAGTTTCTAACGGTTCGGGACAGAGACAGCAGGCTGTAGTAGCAGCTGTGTTCCAGCCTAGCATCTTGTCACCCGTAGGGAGCCTGTTCTGAACTGCAATCcaagccatgaaggagaagcgAGGCGTATTGTAGGGAAACCaaatacctttgcaccagtctACCTTTACTTGCTCGACACGGATGAGCTTCCATGTCTCTTTTGAGCTAAAGTTTGTGTTGTAGTTGTTTTCCCCTGTTTTCCACAAGTGCACGTCCTCGTTATGATTCAGTCCTTGCAGTCGCAGAGCCGTGATCTCGTCTTCTGTTGCGTTGAAAATCTCTTCCCGATGCTTCCTTCTGCGGTGATGACGCAGTGCCTTTTCCACTGTGTCGTTTAGCTTGATGCCCAGATTTATCATCCCTCTGCCATTTTAACTGTCTATTAGTCTGCCCAGAGCCGACCATTGATCAAACAAGAATGACGTCGATGATCCATTGTTGACTTTCACCTTTAAGAACCGCGTCGCCACCGCTCTgtatttcaatattttcttcCACATCCATGATCCCAATGAGCTACTTTCTTTGACCGACCAGAAAGTGTTCTTGCGAATCAAATATCTGTTAATCCATCGAACCCACAGTGATGATTTGGATGACATTATTCTCCACACCAGCTTCAGACATGATACATCATTTGCTTCCTTGATTGATCGTAGGCCTAGCCCTCCCTCATCCTTAGGCTTGCAACAATCCTTCCATGAGACCTTCGCTTTCTTTGTGTTTAGTACTGGACCAGACCATAAGAAAGCAGCACACAAACTGTCTATCTCCTGAATACATGTCTTAGGTAGTCTAAAAGCAGATATCCAGAAGTTAGTTAGACTGTGTATTACTGAGGCTATCAACTGAAGACGCCCTGCGAAAGAGAGAAATCTCGCTGTCCAGGAGCTTATCCTTGATCTGACTTTTTCAACAAGTGGGGCGTAGTCTTGAGCAGTCATTTGTTTCGTCAACAATGGCAGCCCGAGATAACGCACCGGGAGGTCTCCGTTTGAGAAGGTGTAGTGACTTAGCATATCTTGTTTCTCTGCATCGTTTAAACCCGCCAGATATAGAGTGGACTTTTCCATACTGATGTGCAACCCTGAAGCCTCAGCAAAGCTTTTGAATATGTCGAGAATTCCGTCTACTGAGCTTTTCCTTCCATCTGAAAAAATGAGCAGATCATCTGCAAAGCTTAAGTGTGTGAGGTTTAAATCTTTGCAGTATGGATGGTATCCAAACTTTCTCTGAGTCGCTGCTCGGTCAAGCATTTTAGATAGAACCTCCATGCAGATTACAAATAAGTAAGGAGACAGAGCACATCCTTGACGCAGACCTCTTTTACTATTAAAGTACCCTGCTAGTTCCCCATTTATTTGGACTGAGAAGGAGGCAAGCGAGATGCATTTCTCAATCCAGACGATGTATTCACTTGGAAACCCGAGAGCCTTAAGAGCAGAGAGCAGGAAAGGCCATTGGACAGTGTCGAAGGCTTTAGATATATGATCTTGAGAGCACATCTTGCAGAGATCGAATCCTTGTGATAGCTTTTGACCAATTCAGATGCCAAGAGGACATTTTCCATTAATAATCTATCCTTGACAAAGGCAGA
This genomic stretch from Raphanus sativus cultivar WK10039 chromosome 3, ASM80110v3, whole genome shotgun sequence harbors:
- the LOC130509193 gene encoding protein NETWORKED 4B-like; translated protein: MASSAVLSKKQFKRSVTKKSHSWWWDSHNCPKNSKWLAENLEKMDDRVKHMLKLIEEDADSFAKKAQMYYQKRPELIHLVEEFYRMYRALAERYDQASGELQKNHPSGIHSQGSLDQSSPTSSRRLKEEEDSSSLTDSGSDSDSAHDHSSASDEDGDEALIRRMADLELDLQETKQKLLLQQENVNNTDLLHKITVYEGELREANEKIQMQEEEITNLKVELQSCMSSRAETQERLDLDKDEKVHALEEELSISKEELQRVQHELKLAQKDADTLGNKLNAEKKEVSKLVERLAMVKTSLQDRDNEVRSLKTAVSDAEEKIFPEKAQIKGEMSKLVEERSQLGEQLRELESHIRLIREEKAGIEEKLKGESEKMSVMRDEIGKREEKIKEMEKHMKELHMEHVRLRRRSSELAEEVERTRVAASDVAEQKREAIRQLCMSLEYYKEGYERLWNAVSGHKRGVLLAS